A window of the Candidatus Saccharibacteria bacterium oral taxon 488 genome harbors these coding sequences:
- a CDS encoding helix-turn-helix transcriptional regulator: protein MYSFPELIKKIRNEAGLTQAELAKTIDVSPVLIAMVESEQKEVSKKLILKLADGLKVHPASITPFLYGENVENGKKLSAIEKQFIGWGTKLQNHLIKERAKLLRRNEK, encoded by the coding sequence ATGTATTCATTCCCAGAGCTAATCAAAAAGATACGCAACGAAGCTGGCTTAACGCAGGCCGAGCTTGCTAAGACCATAGATGTGTCGCCAGTTTTGATTGCTATGGTTGAAAGTGAACAAAAAGAGGTATCAAAAAAGCTAATTTTGAAGCTTGCTGATGGCTTAAAAGTACACCCGGCCTCGATAACTCCTTTCTTGTATGGAGAGAATGTCGAAAACGGTAAAAAACTATCCGCTATTGAAAAACAATTTATAGGCTGGGGTACCAAGTTACAAAATCATCTCATCAAAGAACGAGCAAAGTTATTAAGGCGCAATGAAAAATAA